From one Lactiplantibacillus paraplantarum genomic stretch:
- a CDS encoding MFS transporter, with product MQTADQNITLTGYRRFWFIFTLLLGTWTMSISQSSLSTVYPTFMRDFGISASTVQWLTTGFMLTMVVMMPISPWLLNNIGFKKLFLAVLVLFDVGSIIIYFAPSFGVMMVGRLIKAAAVGVLFPSYQSILLTITPEEKRGSTMGVAGLVMGSALASGPIISGVVLKFTDWHGLFAVFITVATLLILISFVTIKDVMVNKPSKLDLLSIVTLLGFAGILYVVNEIGKPNVNWTFGWLLLVISIFAVAYFAYRQFHLETPLLELRVLKTFNYDLAIFLTAISYVALIVVTIIFPLYYQGILKVSPFVSGMSLVPGAVLLSILNPLTGKLAEKIGYKQIMLLGMSMIVVGWLILALINTELNLLTMILLAALIEGGNAFVMMPAVTLGANSLPDELISHGTAVITTVRQILGSAGVAVATLVLSNVTLAQKQAGVSTMVANLRGYHTVFWMMLGIEIIGLILALLLRDGRKQTH from the coding sequence ATGCAAACAGCTGATCAAAATATAACGTTAACGGGGTATCGCCGCTTTTGGTTTATTTTTACCCTGTTGCTTGGAACCTGGACAATGTCAATTAGCCAGTCTTCCTTGTCGACGGTATACCCAACGTTTATGCGGGACTTTGGTATCTCCGCATCGACAGTTCAATGGCTAACAACTGGTTTTATGTTAACCATGGTCGTGATGATGCCAATTAGCCCATGGTTGCTGAATAATATTGGTTTTAAGAAATTATTTTTAGCCGTCCTGGTTCTGTTCGACGTCGGCTCGATTATTATTTATTTTGCACCCAGTTTTGGTGTGATGATGGTTGGTCGCTTAATCAAAGCAGCGGCCGTGGGGGTCTTATTTCCTTCATACCAATCCATTCTATTAACGATAACGCCCGAAGAAAAGCGGGGCAGTACGATGGGCGTGGCCGGTCTAGTAATGGGGTCAGCGTTAGCTTCTGGCCCGATTATTTCTGGTGTTGTCTTGAAATTCACGGATTGGCATGGTCTATTCGCCGTATTCATTACCGTAGCAACTTTATTAATCTTAATCAGTTTTGTGACAATTAAGGATGTGATGGTTAATAAGCCATCTAAGTTAGACTTGCTCTCAATTGTGACATTACTAGGCTTTGCTGGGATTTTATACGTAGTTAATGAGATTGGCAAACCGAACGTTAATTGGACGTTCGGCTGGTTACTATTAGTGATTTCAATATTCGCCGTGGCTTACTTTGCCTATCGCCAGTTTCATTTGGAGACACCGTTACTGGAATTACGCGTATTGAAGACATTTAACTATGACTTAGCCATTTTCCTAACAGCTATTTCATACGTGGCTTTGATCGTTGTAACGATTATTTTCCCGTTGTACTATCAAGGTATCTTGAAGGTTTCACCGTTCGTGTCTGGTATGTCACTAGTACCTGGAGCGGTGTTACTAAGCATCTTGAACCCACTTACTGGTAAACTGGCTGAGAAGATTGGCTACAAACAAATTATGCTTCTAGGAATGAGTATGATTGTTGTTGGCTGGCTGATCTTAGCGCTGATCAATACGGAATTGAACCTCTTAACGATGATTTTACTCGCCGCTTTAATTGAAGGCGGAAATGCCTTCGTCATGATGCCGGCCGTGACACTGGGCGCTAATTCGTTGCCTGACGAGTTAATTTCCCATGGGACGGCTGTAATTACGACGGTTCGTCAGATTCTTGGTTCGGCTGGTGTGGCAGTGGCAACCTTGGTCTTGTCTAATGTGACGCTTGCGCAGAAACAAGCGGGTGTATCAACTATGGTTGCCAATTTGCGCGGCTACCACACAGTCTTTTGGATGATGTTAGGTATTGAAATAATTGGACTGATCTTAGCGTTACTCTTACGTGATGGTCGTAAACAGACCCATTAG
- a CDS encoding DUF2187 domain-containing protein: MAQITVGDRVKCQKNGNTDYDFYAKVEKVYENSAFVTITHYDLRDDINVAELQYRAVIALKKMKLAKPTAGEAKQLQAVSAAMLAE, from the coding sequence ATGGCTCAGATTACTGTGGGGGATCGGGTTAAATGTCAGAAGAATGGCAATACCGATTATGATTTTTATGCTAAAGTTGAAAAAGTTTATGAGAACTCCGCCTTCGTCACAATTACCCATTATGATTTACGGGATGATATCAACGTGGCCGAACTTCAATATCGGGCGGTAATTGCCTTGAAGAAGATGAAACTCGCTAAACCAACTGCTGGTGAAGCGAAACAGTTACAGGCCGTTAGTGCTGCCATGCTCGCTGAATAA
- a CDS encoding VanZ family protein yields MLAWLPFLLISVLFIVLLYACARSASTNIQRFKQLSLIAFLWILTAFCYTPTSYNFGTQLVIQYIQWGPVKLNVIPFQQLDIEFWLNVLLTVPLGGLLAWNFPDLPWRRFIWLGLLTGLTLELGQFILDWLVNIKRWVDIDDVITNWAGVILGAASYKIVRHIPGLRWLQK; encoded by the coding sequence ATGCTAGCTTGGCTACCATTCTTACTTATCTCAGTACTGTTCATTGTTCTATTATATGCCTGCGCGCGTTCGGCAAGCACTAATATCCAACGGTTTAAGCAGCTCAGCTTGATTGCTTTTCTCTGGATATTAACTGCTTTTTGCTACACACCTACGAGTTACAACTTCGGTACTCAACTTGTGATTCAATATATTCAATGGGGTCCTGTCAAATTGAATGTGATCCCCTTCCAACAATTAGACATTGAGTTTTGGCTCAACGTCCTTCTTACCGTTCCGTTAGGCGGCTTGTTGGCGTGGAACTTTCCCGACTTACCCTGGCGTCGATTTATTTGGTTAGGTTTACTCACCGGCCTGACACTCGAACTAGGTCAATTCATTCTGGACTGGTTGGTTAATATCAAGCGTTGGGTCGATATCGACGATGTTATTACTAACTGGGCTGGCGTCATTCTTGGCGCAGCCAGTTATAAAATTGTGCGTCACATTCCCGGACTACGATGGTTGCAAAAGTAG
- a CDS encoding serine hydrolase domain-containing protein has product MQMLEKIEQYIDSCIEAGDIYGASFSLITPKGISQYYHGKQGRDEFAIGLDPAMIYDLASVTKVVGTTTRIFQLLSDHTVHLTDSVARFLPGFTHPEITIKNLLLHNSGLPADIDNLDKMQREDLIKAVYDAPLVTAPGTTYVYSDLGFILLGWIIRAVDGSLARSIQDHVCYPLAMTNTGYNLNRPKVRFVPTEFDPLRGQIQGQVHDYKAFLLNGESGHAGLFSTLTDLSVFVEMMLNFGEYQGKRVLDENVFDWLGEYDESGRTLGWERRAGRHQYFHTGFTGPAIAFDLDRQVGLVVLTNRVYPTSDNQVWNRDRKQVFDLFFES; this is encoded by the coding sequence ATGCAGATGCTCGAAAAAATTGAACAATATATTGACAGTTGTATTGAAGCTGGTGATATTTACGGGGCGTCGTTTAGCTTGATCACCCCTAAAGGTATTAGTCAATATTATCATGGCAAGCAGGGTCGTGATGAATTTGCCATCGGCTTGGATCCAGCCATGATCTATGATTTGGCATCGGTAACTAAAGTTGTGGGGACCACGACAAGAATCTTTCAGTTGCTATCGGATCACACGGTCCATTTAACAGACTCGGTAGCTCGATTTTTACCTGGGTTTACGCATCCTGAAATTACCATTAAAAACTTGTTACTTCATAATAGTGGTTTACCAGCAGATATTGATAATCTGGATAAGATGCAGCGCGAGGATTTAATTAAAGCGGTCTATGATGCGCCACTAGTTACTGCTCCGGGAACAACGTACGTCTATTCAGACTTAGGATTCATTTTGCTGGGCTGGATTATTCGAGCAGTTGACGGATCGTTGGCACGAAGCATTCAGGATCATGTCTGCTATCCATTGGCTATGACCAATACGGGCTATAATTTAAATCGGCCCAAGGTTCGTTTTGTGCCAACGGAGTTTGATCCGTTAAGAGGACAAATTCAAGGGCAGGTTCATGATTATAAAGCATTCTTGCTAAATGGTGAGAGTGGCCATGCGGGCTTGTTCTCGACATTGACCGATTTATCGGTGTTTGTTGAAATGATGCTGAATTTTGGCGAGTATCAGGGAAAGCGGGTACTTGATGAAAACGTCTTTGATTGGTTGGGCGAATATGATGAAAGTGGTCGAACACTAGGTTGGGAACGACGCGCGGGGCGTCATCAATATTTCCACACTGGTTTTACAGGACCAGCCATCGCTTTCGATTTGGATCGACAGGTGGGGCTAGTTGTTTTAACAAACCGAGTCTACCCAACGAGTGATAATCAAGTTTGGAATCGAGATCGTAAACAAGTCTTTGATTTATTTTTTGAATCTTAA
- the pflB gene encoding formate C-acetyltransferase, which yields MITSEKTTKPAAWKGFKGGHWQEEINIRDFIQNNFTQYNGDESFLAGPTAATKTLNDKVLALKKQEREAGGVLDADTKVVATITSHGPGYIQKDLEKIVGLQTDKPLKRAFMPYGGIRMADDALESYGYTPDKENDKIFTEYRKTHNQGVFDVYTPDMRKARHYKIITGLPDAYARGRLVPDLPRVAVYGIDRLMEDKANDFAHIGDGELTDDVIRLREEVQDQYRALADMKKMAASYGYDISKPATNAQEAIQWIYFAYLAAIKTQNGAAMSVGRIDTTMDIFIQRDLENGVIDEDQAQELIDQFVMKLRMVRFIRTEEYNSLFSGDPIWATLSMCGLGVDGQHHVTKTAFRILKTLDNMGAAPEPNITILWSDRLPEDFKRYATQVSIDSSTIQYENDDLMRVQWGTDYYGIACCVSAQPIADGIQYFGARANLAKAILYAINGGRDEIAGDQVGPAYEPITSEYIDYDEFMKKLDKQMDWLADTYVNSLNAIHYMHDKYYYEAAQLALKNTDLDRTFATGISGLSHAADSISAIKYGHVKVIRNEDGIAVDFKADNDFPRYGNNDDRADDIAKWLVKELYSKMNTHHLYRNAKLSTSVLTITSNVVYGKNTGTTPNGRQKGEPFSPGANPAYGAEKSGALASLLSTAKLPYRYATDGISNTFGVTPNTLGHDLESRKDTLVNMLDGYMKNDGMHLNINVFNKDTLIDAQKHPEEYPTLTVRVSGYCVYFADLTKEQQDDVISRTFFESM from the coding sequence ATGATTACATCAGAAAAGACAACAAAGCCCGCAGCTTGGAAAGGTTTCAAGGGAGGGCACTGGCAGGAAGAAATCAACATTCGTGATTTTATTCAAAATAACTTCACACAATACAATGGCGATGAAAGCTTCTTAGCTGGCCCCACCGCTGCCACCAAGACTTTAAATGACAAGGTCTTAGCATTAAAGAAGCAAGAACGTGAAGCTGGCGGTGTGTTGGACGCTGATACTAAAGTTGTTGCAACGATTACTTCCCATGGCCCTGGCTATATTCAAAAAGATCTCGAAAAGATTGTTGGTCTCCAAACCGACAAGCCTTTGAAGCGAGCCTTTATGCCATATGGTGGTATTCGGATGGCCGATGACGCCTTAGAATCTTACGGCTACACTCCTGATAAAGAAAACGATAAAATCTTCACAGAATATCGCAAGACTCATAATCAAGGTGTCTTCGATGTTTACACCCCTGACATGCGGAAAGCACGTCACTACAAGATCATCACTGGTCTACCAGATGCTTATGCACGTGGCCGCCTTGTTCCAGACTTACCACGGGTTGCTGTTTATGGGATCGATCGTTTGATGGAAGACAAAGCTAATGACTTTGCTCACATTGGCGATGGCGAATTAACCGATGATGTTATCCGTCTCCGTGAAGAAGTTCAAGATCAATACCGGGCTTTAGCTGACATGAAGAAGATGGCTGCTAGTTATGGTTACGATATTAGCAAGCCTGCAACTAACGCACAAGAAGCCATTCAATGGATTTACTTCGCTTACTTAGCTGCCATCAAGACTCAAAACGGTGCCGCAATGTCTGTTGGCCGGATTGATACAACAATGGATATCTTCATTCAACGCGATTTAGAAAATGGCGTTATCGATGAAGACCAAGCCCAAGAATTAATTGACCAATTCGTTATGAAATTACGGATGGTTCGGTTTATCCGTACTGAAGAATACAATTCACTCTTCTCCGGCGACCCAATCTGGGCAACCTTATCAATGTGTGGCTTAGGCGTTGATGGGCAACATCACGTTACTAAGACAGCCTTCCGGATCTTAAAGACCTTGGATAACATGGGCGCCGCACCAGAACCAAACATCACGATTCTATGGTCAGACCGCTTACCAGAAGACTTCAAGCGTTACGCAACGCAAGTCTCCATTGACAGTTCAACCATTCAATACGAAAACGATGATTTGATGCGGGTACAATGGGGTACCGACTACTATGGGATTGCTTGCTGTGTTTCAGCACAACCAATTGCTGACGGCATCCAATACTTCGGTGCTCGGGCAAACTTAGCCAAAGCTATTCTTTACGCCATCAATGGTGGTCGTGATGAAATTGCTGGTGACCAAGTTGGCCCTGCCTACGAACCAATTACTTCAGAATACATCGACTATGACGAATTCATGAAGAAATTAGACAAACAAATGGATTGGTTAGCTGACACTTACGTTAACTCCCTCAATGCCATTCACTACATGCATGACAAGTATTACTACGAAGCTGCCCAATTAGCTTTGAAGAATACTGACCTTGACCGGACCTTCGCAACTGGGATTTCTGGTTTATCACATGCTGCTGATTCGATTTCAGCAATCAAGTATGGTCACGTTAAAGTTATTCGTAACGAAGATGGAATCGCCGTTGACTTCAAGGCTGACAACGACTTCCCTCGCTACGGGAATAATGATGACCGTGCTGATGACATTGCTAAATGGTTAGTCAAGGAACTATACAGTAAGATGAATACGCATCACCTCTATCGGAATGCAAAACTTTCAACTTCTGTCTTGACGATTACCTCAAACGTTGTTTATGGTAAGAACACTGGTACCACACCAAATGGCCGTCAAAAAGGCGAACCATTCTCACCAGGTGCTAACCCAGCATACGGTGCTGAAAAGAGCGGTGCGTTAGCTTCACTTCTTTCAACTGCCAAATTACCATACCGTTATGCAACTGACGGGATTTCCAATACGTTCGGCGTTACGCCTAACACGTTAGGCCATGACCTCGAATCACGGAAAGATACGTTAGTAAATATGTTAGACGGTTACATGAAGAACGATGGGATGCATCTGAACATCAATGTCTTCAATAAAGACACCTTAATTGATGCCCAGAAGCACCCTGAAGAATACCCAACATTAACGGTTCGGGTTTCTGGCTACTGTGTCTACTTCGCAGATTTAACCAAGGAACAACAAGATGACGTTATCTCACGGACATTCTTCGAATCAATGTAA
- the pflA gene encoding pyruvate formate-lyase-activating protein, protein MENKQVSTTQTAAKEPLIGYVHSIETFGSVDGPGIRYVAFLQGCHMRCQYCHNPDTWKLNVGDQMTADEILEDAAKYRAFWGKTGGITVSGGESLVQIDFILDLFEKAKAMNISTCLDTSGQPFTREQPFFDKFERLMKVTDISLVDIKHIDSAKHKQLTQYGNENILDMIQYMAQHHDDMWIRHVLVPQRTDYDDDLKKLGDYIAKIPNDVVQKVEVLPYHTLGVKKYHEMKIKYRLEGIESPTQDRVANAEKLLHTADYNGYKTWMPLPKL, encoded by the coding sequence ATGGAAAACAAACAAGTTTCAACAACGCAAACGGCGGCAAAGGAGCCTTTGATAGGCTACGTTCACTCCATCGAAACGTTTGGCTCTGTTGACGGACCTGGTATCCGTTACGTGGCGTTCCTACAAGGGTGCCATATGCGTTGCCAATACTGTCACAACCCTGATACTTGGAAACTCAACGTTGGCGACCAAATGACGGCTGACGAAATTTTGGAAGATGCGGCTAAATACCGAGCTTTCTGGGGCAAGACGGGTGGCATCACAGTCAGTGGTGGTGAATCACTGGTACAAATCGACTTCATCTTAGACTTATTTGAAAAAGCCAAGGCGATGAATATCAGTACTTGTCTGGATACTTCCGGGCAGCCTTTTACCCGAGAACAACCTTTCTTCGACAAGTTTGAGCGTTTAATGAAGGTCACCGATATTTCACTGGTCGACATTAAACATATCGATTCTGCCAAACACAAGCAATTGACCCAGTATGGCAACGAAAACATTTTGGATATGATTCAGTATATGGCCCAGCACCACGATGATATGTGGATTCGCCACGTACTGGTTCCCCAACGAACGGATTACGATGACGATTTGAAGAAACTCGGCGACTATATTGCCAAGATTCCAAATGACGTCGTTCAAAAAGTTGAAGTGCTTCCCTACCACACACTGGGCGTTAAAAAGTATCATGAAATGAAGATCAAATATCGTCTTGAAGGTATCGAGTCTCCTACCCAAGATCGCGTCGCTAACGCTGAAAAGTTATTACACACGGCCGATTACAATGGTTACAAGACCTGGATGCCGCTACCAAAACTTTAA
- a CDS encoding metal-sulfur cluster assembly factor, whose protein sequence is MTTTFKDRAFEALGRVIDPELGIDLVNLGLIYDAQLTAEGTAEITMTLTIAGCPLTEWLAKDIHDELIKLPEVKNIEIEIVWEPAWNESMMSREARMELGIHS, encoded by the coding sequence ATGACAACAACGTTTAAAGACCGGGCCTTCGAGGCGCTGGGACGTGTGATTGACCCCGAATTAGGAATTGATCTAGTTAATTTAGGATTGATTTATGATGCACAACTTACGGCGGAGGGGACCGCTGAGATTACGATGACCTTGACTATCGCTGGGTGTCCATTGACGGAATGGTTAGCCAAAGATATTCATGATGAACTTATAAAGTTACCGGAAGTCAAAAATATCGAAATTGAAATCGTGTGGGAACCAGCTTGGAATGAAAGTATGATGTCGCGTGAAGCCCGGATGGAGCTTGGTATTCACAGTTAA
- a CDS encoding aldo/keto reductase, with protein sequence MEKINLGYSNIQASSVALGIMRMDALDVAQATKVLDTAVNLGINYIDSADIYGGGQSSTIFGQALKQAHVTRDQLYIQSKGGIVPGKRYDFSKQHLLEAVDGELQRLGVDYLDTFLLHRPDTLMEPEEIATAFDELQTSGKVRHFGVSNFNPMQVAMLQAALNQRLIINQLQFGIMHTGAIDFGLHTNMHDERSINHDGEIIEYSRLHKMTIQAWSPYQYGNFAGIFLDNPKFPELNAAMQALADEKQVTKSAIATAWILRHPANFQVILGTMNPDHLAQNAAGADIKLTRQEWYDIYFAAGNDLP encoded by the coding sequence TTGGAAAAGATTAATTTAGGTTACAGTAACATTCAAGCATCTTCCGTAGCACTCGGTATCATGCGTATGGATGCTCTTGATGTTGCGCAGGCTACTAAGGTTCTTGATACCGCGGTTAATTTAGGTATTAATTACATCGATTCAGCTGATATTTATGGCGGTGGTCAATCATCGACCATCTTCGGTCAAGCACTCAAACAAGCTCATGTGACCCGGGATCAGCTTTATATACAGTCTAAGGGTGGTATCGTCCCCGGCAAACGTTACGACTTCTCTAAACAACACTTGCTAGAAGCCGTCGATGGCGAGCTTCAACGTTTAGGTGTCGATTATCTCGATACTTTCCTACTCCATCGCCCAGACACCTTGATGGAACCCGAAGAAATCGCAACTGCCTTTGATGAATTACAAACTAGTGGCAAAGTTCGTCACTTTGGGGTATCTAACTTTAACCCGATGCAAGTAGCAATGCTCCAGGCAGCCTTAAACCAACGACTCATTATTAATCAACTACAGTTTGGTATCATGCATACTGGTGCCATTGACTTTGGCCTGCATACCAACATGCACGATGAACGTAGTATTAACCATGATGGCGAAATCATTGAATACTCGCGGCTTCATAAGATGACGATTCAGGCTTGGTCACCTTATCAATATGGCAACTTTGCAGGTATTTTCTTAGATAATCCAAAGTTCCCAGAACTTAATGCCGCAATGCAAGCCCTCGCTGACGAAAAGCAGGTTACCAAATCAGCTATCGCCACTGCATGGATTCTCCGCCACCCAGCAAACTTCCAAGTTATTCTCGGTACCATGAATCCAGATCACTTGGCTCAAAATGCCGCCGGCGCAGATATCAAGCTTACTCGACAAGAATGGTATGATATTTACTTCGCAGCGGGGAATGATTTACCTTAA
- a CDS encoding HIT family protein, producing MTSACTICDRIKLIQAHQNPYFVRELTTGYVVLADSQYFEGYTLFLAKYHVTELHYLPRREELLYLEEMSIVQEACAQAFHADKMNVELLGNGDAHVHWHLFPRHNNDTPKPGPVWWTPLETMYGDDVSRDAPRLSRLKYALNTAIDVSLNARQAELQALQGLTGLVNHEN from the coding sequence TTGACATCCGCGTGTACTATTTGTGACCGCATTAAGCTGATTCAAGCGCATCAGAATCCCTATTTCGTTCGCGAGCTCACGACCGGCTACGTCGTACTTGCTGATAGCCAGTACTTTGAGGGCTACACACTATTTTTAGCCAAATATCACGTCACCGAATTGCATTATTTACCGCGGCGTGAAGAATTACTTTACCTTGAAGAGATGAGTATTGTCCAAGAAGCCTGCGCACAGGCCTTTCATGCTGATAAAATGAACGTTGAATTACTCGGTAATGGCGATGCTCACGTTCACTGGCACTTGTTTCCTCGCCATAACAACGACACACCCAAACCTGGGCCAGTCTGGTGGACTCCATTAGAAACGATGTATGGTGACGACGTTAGTCGCGATGCTCCTCGTCTAAGCCGTCTAAAGTACGCGCTCAACACAGCAATTGATGTCTCGCTTAATGCTCGGCAAGCTGAATTACAAGCCTTACAGGGGCTAACAGGGCTAGTTAATCACGAAAATTGA
- a CDS encoding YdeI/OmpD-associated family protein, giving the protein MSTAPLSSFEKDIPAVAALLATDADLSAFFADLTPGYQREWARFIFGAKAPATKQRHIEVMKTVFQAGYKSKRAYDSRPNK; this is encoded by the coding sequence ATGAGTACAGCACCCCTCAGTTCATTTGAAAAAGATATTCCAGCAGTAGCCGCGTTGTTAGCGACGGATGCCGATCTAAGTGCGTTTTTTGCTGACTTAACACCGGGTTATCAGCGTGAATGGGCTCGTTTTATTTTTGGAGCTAAGGCACCCGCAACTAAGCAGCGGCATATTGAAGTCATGAAAACAGTCTTTCAGGCGGGGTATAAATCCAAACGGGCTTATGATAGTCGGCCCAATAAATAA
- a CDS encoding SGNH/GDSL hydrolase family protein: protein MELNNGHVSFKRPAWLGDSITANNGLATVHYHDILAADWDVERSDNLGISGSTIGSRYDSMSARYQAIPKDADFIAVYGGVNDYGRDQPLGQYGDHDMTTFYGALAVLLTGLQTNWPTVPKLFISAIHIGSDFGGSFSAVTNGLGYRQADYEAAIAQMTADYGVPHLSLYHDAGMTFAIPAQAAIYSVDTLHPNNAGHRVIARKLQSFLDSHF, encoded by the coding sequence ATGGAACTTAACAATGGGCATGTTAGTTTTAAGCGGCCGGCGTGGTTAGGAGATTCGATTACGGCGAATAATGGATTGGCGACGGTGCATTATCATGATATTTTGGCGGCTGATTGGGACGTCGAGCGGAGCGACAATTTGGGAATCTCTGGTTCAACGATTGGAAGTCGCTATGATTCGATGTCAGCTCGCTATCAGGCTATTCCTAAGGATGCTGATTTTATTGCTGTCTATGGGGGTGTCAATGACTACGGTCGGGATCAGCCGTTAGGGCAATACGGCGATCATGATATGACGACATTTTATGGCGCATTGGCGGTGTTACTGACGGGATTACAGACGAATTGGCCGACCGTGCCGAAGTTATTTATTTCGGCGATTCATATTGGTTCTGATTTTGGCGGCAGTTTTAGTGCGGTGACTAACGGTCTCGGGTATCGCCAGGCAGATTATGAAGCAGCGATTGCTCAGATGACTGCGGACTATGGCGTCCCACATTTAAGCCTGTATCATGATGCGGGAATGACATTTGCCATCCCTGCCCAGGCAGCTATTTATTCGGTGGACACTTTGCATCCGAACAATGCTGGTCATCGCGTGATTGCACGCAAGCTGCAGTCGTTTTTGGATAGTCACTTTTAG
- a CDS encoding BCCT family transporter: protein MLSSRFIILKSKNIDWWVYLPTIGLFAAASVVLLMGGHSLETSLSGILDWLTNNMSWLYMSVYVITFIFFIYLGFSKLGKTKLGDPDDKPEFSTYHWGSMVYATGIDASILMLSMVDPLRYLQSPSFGVKPFSTSAYNYAHMLGQFNWGPMAWMMFAPATIAIAYAMYVKHVKVQRLSAAISVLQGPGKGKQIARNTIDFLVIIGIMGGVGTSVGMEIPVISKVLSAVTGIADTMTLKLGLFALLFVIFAMAVFNGLKKGIGRLSAAHVWLAIGFLIVVLIVGPTLYILNSETNSIGLFVNKFITLSTNTAPNGYATAMQRQTIFYWGWWLSFMPVMGLFIARISRGRTIRQVLGGMLLWGSLGCVSFYAILGGYALYLQRMGIVNLVHILNTQGQAAVIAAVLSTLPLKMIMLALYCLSCFIFLATTVSSFAFITSSFTSKKLAAGEQPSRFNRMSWVVIFLVFSLGLVTVGGFESIQSICAMSGFPLTIVALVLLYSIHHDLTTNPVKEAAKANAKAAELARRKRLARDVEITTKTDYARERRAARKRETEAD, encoded by the coding sequence ATGCTCAGTAGCAGGTTTATTATTTTAAAAAGTAAGAATATTGATTGGTGGGTCTATTTACCAACAATTGGCCTCTTTGCGGCGGCCTCCGTTGTTTTATTAATGGGAGGGCATTCGCTAGAGACAAGTTTAAGTGGCATCTTGGACTGGCTCACAAATAACATGAGCTGGCTCTACATGTCGGTATATGTGATCACCTTTATCTTTTTCATTTACTTAGGGTTTAGTAAGTTAGGGAAGACCAAACTTGGTGATCCCGATGACAAACCGGAATTTTCAACGTATCACTGGGGTAGCATGGTATATGCGACTGGGATCGATGCCAGCATTTTAATGTTGAGCATGGTTGATCCATTACGGTACCTGCAAAGCCCTTCATTCGGCGTCAAGCCGTTTTCAACTTCTGCATATAATTATGCGCACATGCTAGGACAATTTAACTGGGGACCAATGGCGTGGATGATGTTTGCGCCAGCCACGATTGCAATTGCCTATGCGATGTATGTTAAACACGTCAAGGTTCAGCGGCTCAGTGCCGCGATTTCAGTACTACAAGGCCCGGGTAAGGGTAAGCAGATTGCCCGTAACACGATTGATTTTCTCGTTATTATTGGGATTATGGGTGGTGTCGGGACTTCAGTTGGGATGGAAATTCCCGTTATTTCAAAAGTTTTAAGTGCCGTAACCGGGATTGCTGATACGATGACACTGAAATTGGGTCTCTTTGCTTTACTGTTTGTGATCTTCGCTATGGCCGTTTTCAATGGTTTAAAGAAGGGGATTGGCCGGTTAAGTGCCGCGCATGTCTGGTTAGCGATTGGCTTCTTAATTGTTGTCTTGATCGTTGGTCCAACCTTATATATTTTAAACTCAGAAACTAATAGTATTGGCTTGTTTGTTAATAAATTCATTACTTTAAGTACTAATACGGCACCAAATGGGTACGCTACGGCCATGCAACGCCAGACGATTTTCTACTGGGGCTGGTGGTTATCCTTCATGCCGGTCATGGGCTTATTTATTGCTCGAATCTCACGGGGCCGGACAATTCGCCAAGTGCTCGGTGGCATGTTGCTATGGGGCTCATTAGGCTGTGTCAGTTTCTACGCCATCTTGGGTGGTTATGCCTTGTACTTACAACGGATGGGCATCGTTAACTTAGTTCATATCTTGAATACGCAAGGGCAAGCCGCCGTGATTGCAGCGGTATTGTCGACCTTACCGTTGAAGATGATTATGTTAGCTTTGTACTGTCTATCATGCTTTATTTTCTTGGCAACGACGGTTTCATCGTTTGCCTTTATCACCTCGTCATTTACTAGTAAAAAGTTGGCCGCGGGGGAACAACCAAGTCGTTTCAATCGGATGAGCTGGGTCGTTATCTTCCTAGTCTTCTCATTGGGGCTTGTCACGGTCGGTGGCTTTGAATCGATTCAGTCCATCTGTGCGATGTCTGGCTTCCCATTAACGATTGTCGCGCTCGTCTTACTGTACTCGATCCATCACGACTTAACGACCAATCCAGTCAAGGAAGCTGCGAAAGCCAATGCCAAAGCTGCTGAATTAGCGCGTCGGAAACGGTTAGCGCGTGACGTTGAAATCACAACTAAGACTGACTACGCACGTGAACGGCGAGCTGCTCGGAAACGTGAGACGGAAGCCGATTAG